A region of Nostoc sp. 'Peltigera membranacea cyanobiont' N6 DNA encodes the following proteins:
- a CDS encoding condensation domain-containing protein produces the protein MKTENVQDIYELSPVQNGILFHSLYAPETGLYLIQFSFTLRGHLDIVAFDRAWQEVTARHTILRTSFYWQEIDKPLQVVHQQVKVPLEQYDWRGIDPVEQEKTLSSFLVSDRQKGFDISQAPLMRLTVIRLAENTYQFVWSKHHLILDGWSGSLLLEEVFQIYKKLSQSQHIFLAPCRPFKDYIAWLQKQDLSKAEVFWRQMLNGIKAPTPLTYLELENLSSQEEKYDEQQIKISAVTTEILQSLARQHQLTLNTLFQGAWAILLSRYSCQSQVVYGCGVSGRPVDLEGVESMVGVFINTLPVCVKLNSEQYLLAFLKELQAQQVKMRQYEYSPLVEIQGWSEVPRGMPLFKSIVVFENYPMTKVLQNNEEDLELLELTGFYKTNYPLNVIGYPGSELVIGINYDCQLFDAATITGILQDIEILLKSIANNPHIRLQDLSLLTSNQQKLASMLEKEITFSFV, from the coding sequence ATGAAAACAGAAAATGTTCAAGATATCTACGAACTCTCTCCGGTGCAGAATGGTATTCTATTCCACAGTTTGTACGCGCCTGAAACAGGACTTTATTTGATCCAGTTTAGCTTTACTCTGCGTGGTCATCTCGATATTGTTGCTTTTGATCGTGCTTGGCAAGAAGTAACAGCTAGACATACAATTTTACGTACTAGCTTCTATTGGCAAGAAATTGACAAACCACTACAAGTTGTACATCAACAAGTCAAAGTGCCGCTAGAGCAGTACGATTGGCGGGGAATAGATCCAGTTGAACAAGAAAAGACTTTAAGTAGTTTTCTTGTCAGCGATCGCCAAAAGGGTTTTGATATTTCTCAAGCCCCACTGATGCGTTTAACAGTGATTCGTCTCGCAGAAAATACTTACCAATTTGTGTGGAGCAAACACCATTTAATTTTGGATGGGTGGTCAGGCTCGTTGCTGCTCGAAGAAGTCTTTCAAATATACAAAAAGCTTTCTCAAAGTCAACATATTTTTTTAGCACCCTGTCGTCCCTTCAAAGACTACATTGCCTGGTTGCAAAAACAAGACTTATCTAAAGCTGAGGTGTTCTGGCGGCAGATGCTCAATGGTATAAAAGCTCCAACTCCTCTTACTTATCTGGAACTCGAAAACTTGTCTAGCCAAGAAGAGAAATATGATGAGCAACAAATCAAGATATCAGCAGTAACTACCGAAATACTACAGTCGTTGGCACGGCAGCATCAACTGACGCTGAACACACTATTTCAAGGAGCTTGGGCTATCCTCTTGAGTCGTTACAGTTGTCAAAGCCAAGTAGTCTATGGTTGCGGTGTTTCTGGTCGTCCAGTAGACCTAGAGGGAGTAGAGTCGATGGTAGGGGTGTTCATTAACACTTTGCCAGTTTGTGTCAAGTTAAATTCTGAGCAGTATTTACTGGCATTTTTAAAGGAACTTCAGGCTCAACAGGTTAAGATGCGTCAGTACGAGTACAGTCCACTAGTAGAGATTCAAGGGTGGAGTGAAGTGCCACGAGGAATGCCTTTATTCAAGAGCATTGTGGTGTTTGAAAACTACCCAATGACTAAGGTTTTACAGAACAATGAGGAAGATTTAGAGTTGCTTGAACTGACTGGTTTTTACAAGACAAACTATCCCCTCAATGTTATTGGGTATCCAGGATCGGAATTAGTGATTGGAATTAATTACGATTGTCAGCTTTTCGATGCTGCCACAATCACCGGAATTCTTCAGGATATTGAAATATTACTCAAAAGTATAGCAAATAATCCTCATATACGCCTTCAGGACTTATCTTTGTTGACATCAAATCAGCAGAAGTTAGCGTCAATGTTAGAAAAAGAGATTACCTTTAGCTTTGTTTAG
- a CDS encoding cupin-like domain-containing protein, with amino-acid sequence MIVSTEIERRYKLSSNEFQIEYVQKRKPVIISGVIPSWNSYDKWSIEYFKNLSSHVKIYAKKFSSTQGIQVSSVTIEEYAKIINDFEKNPHDNDLPPYCHDLPLFSLIPALIEDVQPFPLDYLPKWYHFKWWRYCQFFIGSSQSITPLHFDCLLTNNIFFQIVGRKQFTILQPEDAKYCYRQGWRWFLIDPEKPDYNKYPQYKYARPIKFIVNPGDILYMPPGTLHHVRSLDTSISFNIDWHTSKSSLNALAAFRKGMPIQNSYYNFLLAMGLVMKMPPQMVFKFYKSYLNYIS; translated from the coding sequence ATGATCGTTTCCACCGAAATAGAACGTCGATATAAACTTTCAAGCAATGAATTTCAAATAGAATATGTTCAAAAGAGAAAACCAGTTATTATCTCAGGTGTCATTCCCAGTTGGAATAGTTATGATAAATGGTCAATAGAATATTTCAAAAATCTCTCTTCTCATGTAAAAATTTATGCTAAAAAGTTTAGTAGTACTCAAGGAATACAAGTATCTAGCGTCACTATCGAAGAATATGCAAAAATAATAAATGACTTTGAGAAAAATCCTCATGATAATGACTTACCGCCTTATTGTCATGACCTGCCATTATTTAGTTTAATACCTGCACTAATAGAAGATGTTCAACCGTTTCCTCTAGATTATTTGCCAAAATGGTACCATTTTAAATGGTGGCGTTACTGTCAATTTTTTATCGGTTCTTCTCAAAGCATTACCCCACTACATTTTGATTGCCTTCTGACTAACAATATTTTTTTTCAAATTGTTGGTCGAAAACAATTTACTATATTACAGCCTGAAGATGCAAAATATTGTTATCGTCAAGGTTGGCGATGGTTTCTGATCGATCCAGAAAAGCCAGATTATAATAAATATCCTCAATACAAATATGCAAGACCAATTAAATTTATCGTCAATCCTGGCGATATTTTATATATGCCTCCCGGTACACTGCATCATGTTAGAAGTTTAGATACATCGATTTCTTTTAATATTGATTGGCACACTAGCAAAAGCTCATTGAATGCTCTAGCCGCTTTTAGAAAGGGTATGCCGATTCAAAATTCATATTACAACTTTTTACTAGCTATGGGATTAGTCATGAAAATGCCTCCTCAGATGGTTTTTAAATTCTATAAAAGCTATCTTAATTATATTTCTTGA
- a CDS encoding class I SAM-dependent DNA methyltransferase, which yields MSFISPTPADFYNVFAAIQNQRKSPEDIQLTMRFLEQLFLQYLPEKAHILDLCCGTGCFLKELENRGYKTTGIDVVEALLNYARENAPNSQLLLEDARSFQLPPTFDGVFSQMSLNQILTVKELTSVFQNVYNALLENGLFVFNVFVEESYPYEKRIGEHAEIKDEYVRATIASTHPEERVVEYHTSLFRLIDGEWQRSNYIISNKHFTIAEIQSALKNVGFIEISYYDYEKDLTPSKERQPGVAFSSRKPLIR from the coding sequence ATGTCTTTTATCAGTCCTACTCCAGCAGATTTTTATAATGTTTTTGCTGCAATACAAAATCAGCGTAAAAGTCCAGAAGATATTCAATTAACGATGAGGTTTTTAGAACAATTATTTCTCCAATATCTTCCAGAAAAAGCGCATATTCTCGATCTTTGTTGTGGAACTGGATGCTTTTTAAAAGAGCTTGAAAACAGAGGTTACAAAACAACTGGGATTGATGTAGTAGAAGCGCTATTAAACTACGCTCGCGAGAACGCCCCTAATAGTCAATTGCTCCTTGAGGATGCCCGGTCATTTCAATTACCACCTACCTTTGATGGTGTCTTTTCACAGATGTCATTAAACCAGATATTAACGGTTAAAGAACTAACAAGCGTCTTCCAGAATGTGTATAATGCACTGCTAGAAAATGGTCTTTTCGTGTTTAATGTATTCGTGGAAGAGTCATATCCTTACGAGAAAAGGATAGGAGAACATGCTGAGATAAAAGATGAGTATGTCAGAGCTACAATAGCATCTACTCACCCAGAAGAAAGAGTGGTTGAATATCACACTAGCCTGTTTAGATTGATAGATGGGGAATGGCAACGTTCAAATTATATTATTTCTAACAAACATTTTACAATAGCAGAAATTCAGTCTGCTTTGAAAAATGTAGGTTTTATAGAAATTAGTTATTATGACTATGAAAAAGACTTAACACCTTCAAAAGAACGACAACCTGGTGTTGCTTTTTCTTCCCGAAAACCACTCATTAGATAA